The [Flavobacterium] thermophilum genome has a segment encoding these proteins:
- the groS gene encoding co-chaperonin GroES, with amino-acid sequence MLKPLGDRIVIEVVETEEKTASGIVLPDTAKEKPQEGRVVAVGAGRVLDNGQRVAPEVEVGDRIIFSKYAGTEVKYDGKEYLILRESDVLAVIR; translated from the coding sequence GTGTTGAAGCCATTAGGCGATCGCATTGTCATTGAAGTCGTGGAAACTGAAGAAAAAACGGCTAGCGGCATCGTGCTGCCGGATACGGCGAAAGAAAAGCCGCAAGAAGGCCGCGTTGTCGCTGTCGGTGCAGGCCGCGTGCTTGACAACGGCCAACGCGTTGCGCCGGAAGTTGAAGTCGGCGACCGCATCATTTTCTCGAAATACGCCGGCACGGAAGTAAAATACGACGGAAAAGAATACTTAATTTTGCGCGAAAGCGACGTTTTGGCTGTCATCCGCTAA
- a CDS encoding CAAX prenyl protease-related protein, giving the protein MKRRYWYVIITYIAMQLSSFVGVPLLRALGVGQGAQTRLEAAKIASGYWAVISFLLAFAIILWLLRGDRDERTMRRLPLASSWMWAISGVFLALAAQSVAANIEWRLLGIEPGSENTRQIIDIIRLTPLLVVVTSVIGPVLEELIFRKIIFGSLYEKYNFWLAALASSLLFALVHMEPEHLLLYTSMGMVFAFLYAKTGRIFVPMFAHVAMNTFVVAVQILLADELENMMRQAELPLAIWRIWL; this is encoded by the coding sequence TTGAAGCGCCGTTACTGGTATGTCATCATCACCTATATCGCCATGCAGCTGTCCTCCTTTGTCGGTGTGCCGCTCCTTCGCGCCCTCGGCGTCGGCCAAGGCGCGCAAACACGTCTCGAAGCAGCGAAAATTGCCTCCGGCTATTGGGCGGTCATCAGCTTTTTATTGGCTTTTGCCATCATTTTATGGCTGCTGCGCGGCGACCGCGATGAACGGACAATGCGGCGGCTGCCGCTCGCCTCGTCATGGATGTGGGCGATCTCGGGCGTCTTTTTGGCGCTTGCCGCGCAAAGCGTTGCCGCCAACATCGAATGGCGTCTATTGGGCATTGAGCCGGGCTCGGAAAACACAAGGCAAATCATCGACATCATCCGCCTGACGCCATTGCTCGTCGTCGTCACGTCGGTCATCGGCCCGGTTTTGGAGGAACTCATCTTCCGCAAAATCATTTTTGGCTCGCTTTATGAAAAATACAACTTTTGGTTGGCAGCGCTGGCCAGCTCGCTTCTGTTCGCTCTCGTCCACATGGAGCCGGAGCATTTGCTTTTGTACACGTCCATGGGGATGGTGTTCGCCTTTTTATACGCCAAAACCGGACGCATTTTCGTGCCGATGTTCGCCCATGTAGCAATGAACACGTTTGTCGTTGCCGTTCAAATTTTGTTGGCTGATGAATTGGAAAACATGATGCGCCAAGCGGAACTGCCGCTGGCCATTTGGAGGATTTGGCTATGA
- the tatC2 gene encoding Sec-independent protein translocase protein TatCy, which yields MNDKEMSVYEHLGELRKRLIIVLLFFVAALVASFFFVDDVIVYLQHTAEAKQLTMNAFRLTDPIKVYFQFAFVIAAVLTAPVLLYQIWAFVSPGLYEKERKTTLSYIPASIILFLAGVGFAYFVLFPFVVRFMNQLAERLGIQQMIGINEYFQFLLQLVLPFGIVFQLPIVVLFFTRLGLITPQLLVRIRKYAYLALLILAAAITPPDVLSQVIVMIPLTLLYEGSIWVAKIGYRKAQLAAEEGSGDPY from the coding sequence ATGAATGACAAAGAAATGTCCGTGTATGAACACCTCGGAGAGCTGCGGAAACGGCTGATCATCGTGCTTCTCTTTTTCGTTGCGGCGCTTGTAGCCAGCTTCTTTTTTGTCGATGACGTCATTGTGTATTTGCAGCACACTGCGGAAGCGAAACAGCTGACGATGAACGCGTTCCGCCTCACCGACCCGATCAAAGTGTATTTTCAGTTTGCCTTTGTCATCGCCGCTGTACTGACCGCTCCGGTGCTGCTCTATCAAATTTGGGCGTTCGTCAGTCCGGGGCTGTATGAAAAAGAGCGGAAAACAACGCTCAGCTACATTCCAGCATCGATCATTCTATTTTTAGCCGGGGTTGGTTTTGCGTATTTCGTCTTGTTTCCATTTGTCGTCCGGTTTATGAATCAGCTGGCGGAACGGCTCGGCATTCAACAGATGATCGGCATTAATGAATATTTTCAGTTTTTGCTGCAGCTCGTGCTGCCGTTTGGCATCGTGTTTCAGCTGCCGATTGTTGTCCTGTTTTTCACCCGCTTAGGGCTTATTACGCCGCAGCTTCTTGTTCGCATCCGCAAGTATGCGTATTTGGCGCTGCTTATTTTAGCGGCCGCCATTACGCCGCCGGATGTGTTGTCGCAAGTGATCGTCATGATTCCACTGACGCTTTTGTATGAGGGGAGCATCTGGGTTGCCAAAATCGGCTATCGAAAGGCGCAATTAGCGGCGGAGGAAGGAAGCGGCGATCCATATTGA
- the tatAy_2 gene encoding Sec-independent protein translocase protein TatAy: MKYLLLVLVILLLFGTKKLPELGRSFGQSLREFKDATKGLADDEETKTDR; this comes from the coding sequence ATGAAATATTTGTTGCTCGTTCTTGTCATTTTGTTGCTGTTTGGCACGAAAAAGCTGCCGGAGTTGGGACGGTCGTTCGGCCAGTCGCTTCGCGAGTTTAAAGACGCCACAAAAGGGCTCGCTGATGACGAAGAAACGAAAACCGACCGATGA
- the rex gene encoding Redox-sensing transcriptional repressor rex — protein MSNEQPKIPQATAKRLPLYYRFLKNLHASGKQRVSSAELSEAVKVDPATIRRDFSYFGALGKKGYGYNVNYLLSFFRQTLEEDEVTEVALFGVGNLGTAFLNYNFSKNNNTKIVMAFDVDERKVGTTVGGVPVYHLDELEERLRGDIPVAILTVPAAAAQALTDRLVAQGIKGILNFTPARLNVPNHIRVHHIDLAIELQSLVYFLKNYPSPS, from the coding sequence ATGAGCAACGAACAACCGAAAATCCCGCAGGCGACTGCCAAGCGTCTGCCGTTATACTATCGGTTTTTGAAAAATTTACATGCCTCAGGGAAGCAGCGCGTGTCCTCCGCCGAGCTGAGCGAGGCGGTGAAAGTCGATCCGGCGACAATTCGCCGCGACTTTTCGTATTTTGGCGCGCTCGGCAAAAAAGGATACGGGTATAATGTCAATTATTTGTTGTCGTTTTTCCGCCAGACACTTGAAGAGGACGAAGTGACCGAAGTCGCTCTGTTTGGCGTCGGCAATTTAGGCACCGCCTTTTTAAACTACAACTTTTCGAAAAATAACAACACGAAAATTGTCATGGCGTTTGATGTCGATGAACGGAAGGTTGGAACGACAGTCGGCGGGGTGCCGGTCTATCATCTCGATGAGCTGGAGGAGCGGCTTCGCGGCGACATTCCGGTCGCGATTTTAACCGTGCCGGCCGCCGCAGCTCAAGCGCTGACCGACCGCCTTGTCGCGCAAGGAATTAAAGGCATTTTAAACTTTACTCCGGCGCGGCTGAACGTGCCAAACCATATTCGCGTCCATCATATCGATTTAGCCATTGAGCTGCAGTCGCTCGTCTATTTTTTGAAAAACTATCCATCGCCATCGTAA
- the moaC gene encoding Molybdenum cofactor biosynthesis protein C, with protein MSSFTHFNEQGRAKMVDITHKEDTVRIAVARTSVTVNEEIYEKMTNNAIEKGDVLAVAQVAGVMAAKKTADLIPMCHPLMLKGIDIAFAWEKEAEAYKLVITVTVKTKGSTGVEMEALTAASVCALTVYDMCKSLDKGMTIGPTYLVEKTGGKSGHYRRKTD; from the coding sequence TTGTCATCGTTTACGCATTTTAATGAACAAGGCCGGGCGAAAATGGTCGACATTACACACAAGGAAGATACGGTCAGGATAGCGGTGGCGAGAACGAGCGTCACCGTCAACGAAGAGATTTATGAAAAGATGACGAACAATGCCATTGAGAAAGGTGATGTGCTGGCGGTAGCCCAGGTGGCCGGGGTCATGGCGGCGAAAAAAACGGCCGATCTCATTCCGATGTGCCATCCGCTTATGTTAAAAGGCATCGATATTGCCTTTGCTTGGGAAAAAGAGGCGGAAGCGTATAAACTTGTGATTACCGTGACGGTCAAAACGAAAGGGAGCACAGGAGTGGAGATGGAAGCGCTGACGGCGGCCTCGGTATGCGCATTGACTGTGTACGACATGTGCAAATCGCTCGATAAAGGAATGACGATCGGTCCAACGTATTTGGTCGAGAAAACGGGCGGGAAGTCCGGCCATTATCGACGGAAAACCGATTAG
- the yheS gene encoding Uncharacterized ABC transporter ATP-binding protein YheS → MIILQVNGLTKYFGADLILSNIKLEIQSRARIALVGRNGAGKSTLLKIIAGELSSDSGEIIKPSHIKIGYLAQNSGLDSSRSIWDEMLDVFAPLRAIEAQLAELGAQLGDPDLLADPARYEKMLQAYDNLQEQYKEQGGYQYEADIRSVLHGLQFSSYDYQTTPVSSLSGGQRTRLALGKLLLAKPDLLILDEPTNHLDLDTLTWLEQYLQAYPGAVLLVSHDRYFLDKVVTEVYELSNATLKRYSGNYSRYLELRAEQYEQELKRYEKQQEEIARLEDFIRRNIARASTTKRAQSRRKQLEKMERLERPAGDEKSASFSFAIERPSGHEVLTAEQLTAGYREGAPVIRQISFRITRGESVALVGPNGIGKSTLLKTIAGKLPVQSGKLRYGANVKIGYYDQNQAELSTNKRVLDELWDAYPDKTEKEIRTVLGNFLFSGDDVLKPVSALSGGEKARLALAKLMLQKANVLLLDEPTNHLDLDSKEMLEQALVDYPGTILFVSHDRYFINRIATKLFELSGDGLVEYLGDYDYYVAKKEEMRELARLDSHPPASPDSGETAKSTYEQEKEEKRRQRQRQRRLEEIEAEIAALEAQIAETEQQLCDPSVYGDYETVQQLTQENEKRKQQLETLLAEWEQLYASF, encoded by the coding sequence ATGATCATTTTGCAAGTGAATGGACTCACGAAATATTTTGGCGCTGACCTTATTTTATCGAATATAAAACTAGAAATACAGTCCCGCGCCCGCATTGCTCTTGTCGGCCGCAACGGCGCAGGCAAATCGACGCTGCTGAAGATCATCGCCGGCGAACTTTCTTCCGACAGCGGTGAAATCATCAAGCCAAGCCATATCAAAATCGGCTATTTGGCGCAAAACAGCGGGCTCGACTCGTCACGCTCCATTTGGGACGAGATGCTGGACGTATTCGCGCCGCTCCGGGCGATCGAAGCGCAGCTGGCAGAGCTCGGCGCCCAGCTTGGCGACCCTGATCTGCTCGCCGATCCGGCCCGCTACGAAAAAATGCTTCAAGCGTATGACAACCTGCAAGAGCAATACAAAGAACAAGGGGGCTATCAGTATGAAGCCGACATCCGCTCTGTTTTGCACGGGCTGCAATTTTCGTCATACGATTACCAAACAACGCCCGTTTCCTCGCTAAGCGGCGGACAGCGGACGCGGCTCGCCCTTGGAAAACTGCTGTTGGCCAAGCCGGACTTGCTCATTTTAGACGAGCCGACGAACCATTTGGACCTCGATACGCTCACATGGCTCGAGCAATATTTACAGGCATACCCCGGCGCCGTTCTGCTCGTTTCCCATGACCGCTACTTTTTGGACAAAGTCGTCACCGAAGTGTACGAGCTGTCCAACGCGACGCTTAAGCGGTATAGCGGCAATTACAGCCGCTATTTGGAGCTTCGGGCCGAGCAATACGAACAAGAGCTAAAACGATACGAAAAGCAACAGGAGGAAATCGCCCGCCTCGAAGACTTCATCCGGCGCAACATCGCCCGCGCCTCGACAACGAAACGGGCGCAAAGCCGGCGAAAGCAGCTCGAAAAAATGGAGCGGCTTGAACGCCCGGCCGGAGATGAAAAATCAGCTTCTTTTTCTTTTGCGATTGAGCGGCCGAGCGGCCATGAGGTGCTCACCGCAGAGCAATTGACCGCCGGCTATCGCGAAGGCGCACCGGTCATCCGCCAAATCAGCTTTCGCATCACACGGGGGGAGAGTGTCGCCTTGGTCGGACCAAACGGCATCGGCAAGTCGACATTGTTGAAGACGATCGCCGGAAAGCTCCCAGTCCAATCCGGAAAGCTCCGGTACGGTGCAAATGTGAAAATCGGCTATTACGACCAAAACCAGGCGGAACTGTCGACAAACAAACGAGTGCTCGACGAGTTGTGGGACGCCTACCCGGACAAAACCGAAAAAGAAATTCGCACCGTGCTCGGCAACTTTTTGTTTTCCGGCGACGACGTCTTAAAACCGGTTTCCGCCTTAAGCGGCGGAGAGAAAGCACGCCTGGCGCTCGCCAAACTCATGCTGCAAAAAGCCAACGTTCTCTTGTTGGATGAACCGACCAACCATCTCGACCTTGACAGCAAAGAGATGCTCGAGCAGGCGCTTGTCGACTATCCGGGAACGATCTTGTTCGTCTCCCACGACCGCTATTTCATTAATCGCATCGCGACAAAGCTGTTTGAACTCTCGGGCGATGGGCTTGTCGAATATTTAGGAGACTATGACTATTACGTGGCGAAAAAAGAAGAAATGCGCGAATTGGCGCGCCTGGACTCCCACCCGCCCGCATCACCGGACAGCGGCGAAACAGCCAAATCCACATACGAGCAAGAAAAAGAGGAAAAAAGACGACAGCGCCAACGGCAGCGCCGTCTGGAAGAGATCGAAGCCGAGATCGCCGCACTGGAAGCACAAATCGCTGAAACCGAGCAGCAGCTGTGCGACCCGTCTGTATACGGCGATTATGAAACCGTGCAGCAGCTCACGCAAGAAAACGAAAAGCGGAAACAGCAGCTTGAAACGTTATTGGCCGAGTGGGAACAGCTCTACGCCTCGTTTTGA
- the gcp gene encoding t(6)A37 threonylcarbamoyladenosine biosynthesis protein produces the protein MNENVHVLGIETSCDETAAAVVKNGKEILSNVVASQMESHRRFGGVVPEIASRHHVEQITLVMEEAMRQAGVSFSDLDAIAVTAGPGLVGALLVGVNAAKALAFAHGLPLVGVHHIAGHIYANQLVAEMKFPLLALVVSGGHTELVYMEGHGAFQVIGETRDDAAGEAYDKVARALGLPYPGGPHIDRLAHEGEPVIDLPRAWLEEGSYDFSFSGLKSAVLNALHNAKQRGEEIDPRQMAASFQASVVDVLVTKTVQAAKEYGVRQVLLAGGVAANRGLRAALQEKMKELPDVELVIPPLSLCTDNAAMIAVAGTVLYQQGKRADLALNANPSLPLV, from the coding sequence ATGAATGAAAACGTGCATGTACTAGGTATTGAAACGAGCTGCGATGAAACAGCGGCGGCCGTGGTGAAAAACGGAAAAGAGATTTTATCGAATGTTGTGGCGTCGCAAATGGAAAGCCATCGGCGGTTTGGCGGTGTTGTGCCGGAAATTGCCTCGCGCCATCATGTCGAACAAATTACACTCGTCATGGAGGAAGCGATGCGGCAGGCTGGCGTATCGTTTTCCGATCTTGATGCCATTGCGGTGACGGCCGGACCGGGGTTGGTTGGGGCGCTCCTTGTCGGGGTGAACGCCGCAAAGGCGCTCGCGTTTGCCCATGGGTTGCCGCTTGTCGGGGTGCATCATATTGCTGGTCATATTTACGCCAACCAGCTCGTGGCGGAGATGAAATTTCCGCTGTTGGCGCTTGTCGTTTCCGGCGGGCATACGGAGCTTGTTTACATGGAAGGCCACGGGGCGTTTCAAGTCATTGGCGAGACGCGCGACGACGCTGCTGGTGAGGCGTATGACAAGGTGGCGCGGGCTTTAGGCCTTCCGTACCCAGGAGGACCGCACATCGACCGGTTGGCTCATGAGGGCGAGCCCGTGATTGATTTGCCGCGAGCGTGGCTTGAGGAAGGTTCGTATGATTTCAGCTTCAGCGGCTTAAAATCAGCGGTTCTCAATGCGCTCCACAACGCGAAGCAGCGCGGCGAGGAGATCGATCCGAGACAGATGGCCGCGAGCTTTCAGGCCAGCGTCGTCGATGTGCTGGTGACGAAAACGGTGCAGGCCGCCAAAGAATACGGCGTACGACAAGTGCTGCTCGCCGGTGGGGTGGCGGCCAACCGCGGGCTTCGGGCTGCACTGCAGGAGAAAATGAAAGAGCTTCCCGATGTGGAGCTTGTCATCCCACCGTTATCGCTATGCACTGATAATGCGGCGATGATTGCCGTTGCGGGAACTGTGTTATATCAACAAGGAAAGCGGGCTGATTTGGCGCTCAACGCCAATCCAAGCTTGCCGCTTGTCTAG
- a CDS encoding ribosomal-protein-alanine N-acetyltransferase yields MGIDVQFRPMTIHDIDEVVQVEQASFTAPWSRESFYNELMYNRYAKYIVMVRRGRIIGYAGMWLVIDEAHVTNVAVLPQFRGQKLGEALMRRLMETAKQHGAATMTLEVRVSNHVAQSLYRKLGFRNGGIRKRYYPDNFEDALVMWVKLT; encoded by the coding sequence ATGGGGATCGATGTGCAATTCCGGCCGATGACCATTCATGATATCGATGAGGTCGTGCAAGTCGAACAGGCGTCGTTTACCGCGCCGTGGAGCCGGGAATCTTTTTATAATGAACTGATGTACAATCGTTACGCGAAATATATTGTCATGGTGCGCCGCGGACGGATCATCGGGTATGCGGGGATGTGGCTCGTGATTGATGAAGCGCATGTGACGAATGTCGCTGTGCTGCCACAGTTTCGCGGACAAAAACTCGGCGAAGCGCTTATGCGCCGCCTTATGGAAACAGCCAAGCAGCATGGGGCGGCGACGATGACGCTGGAAGTGCGCGTCTCGAACCATGTCGCCCAGTCGTTGTACCGAAAGCTTGGGTTTCGCAATGGCGGCATCCGCAAACGGTATTATCCGGACAATTTTGAAGATGCGCTAGTGATGTGGGTGAAACTGACATGA
- the ydiC gene encoding UGMP family protein gives MKILGIDTSNMPLGIAVADGDVIKGEFVTSVKRDHSVRAMPAIESLLRQCGMAPNELDLVVVAKGPGSYTGVRIGVTIAKTLAWSLGIPIAGVSSLEVLAANGRYFPGLLVPLFDARRGQIYTGLYRYEDGALRCLEADRIVAADEWADHLRRRGEDVLFIGADAPVYSELFRSRLGGRFFMTPPPLTLPRPSELIMLGKEKQHENPHTFVPNYIRLAEAEAKWLAKQKGDGDDGDRCAIPADDHS, from the coding sequence ATGAAAATATTAGGGATTGATACATCGAATATGCCGCTAGGCATTGCTGTGGCGGATGGGGATGTTATTAAAGGGGAATTCGTTACGAGTGTCAAAAGAGATCATTCTGTCCGGGCGATGCCGGCCATTGAGTCGCTGCTTCGGCAGTGCGGAATGGCGCCCAATGAGCTTGATTTAGTTGTTGTTGCGAAAGGCCCTGGATCTTATACCGGGGTGCGGATCGGTGTCACCATTGCGAAAACGCTCGCTTGGTCGCTCGGCATTCCGATAGCCGGCGTCTCGAGTTTAGAGGTGCTCGCCGCTAACGGCCGGTATTTCCCCGGTTTGCTCGTCCCGCTGTTTGACGCGCGGCGCGGACAAATTTACACCGGGTTGTACCGGTACGAGGACGGCGCGCTCCGATGCCTCGAAGCGGACCGGATTGTGGCGGCGGACGAGTGGGCCGATCATTTACGCAGACGGGGAGAGGATGTATTGTTCATCGGGGCCGATGCGCCGGTATATAGTGAGCTGTTTCGGAGCCGCTTGGGCGGGCGGTTTTTCATGACGCCGCCGCCGTTGACATTGCCGCGGCCAAGTGAGCTCATCATGCTCGGAAAAGAGAAACAACATGAGAATCCGCATACGTTTGTGCCGAATTACATCCGTCTTGCGGAAGCGGAAGCGAAATGGCTTGCGAAACAAAAAGGGGACGGGGACGATGGGGATCGATGTGCAATTCCGGCCGATGACCATTCATGA
- the ydiB gene encoding ADP-binding protein, whose translation MKQFELTVHSPEETKAVARRLGERLQPGMVIALEGDLGAGKTTFTKGIAEGLGIVQNVNSPTFTIIKQYDGRLPLYHMDVYRLEDEWEDLGFDEYFNGDGVAVVEWAHLIAGQLPEERLTVSLFRHGGDERRLVFEPSGWRYEQLCKEIFAS comes from the coding sequence ATGAAGCAGTTTGAACTTACCGTGCATTCTCCGGAAGAGACGAAGGCGGTTGCACGCCGGCTCGGAGAACGGCTTCAGCCGGGGATGGTCATCGCGTTAGAGGGAGATTTAGGTGCGGGAAAAACAACGTTTACGAAAGGGATTGCCGAGGGGCTGGGCATTGTACAAAACGTCAACAGCCCGACTTTCACGATTATCAAGCAGTATGATGGGCGGCTGCCGCTTTATCATATGGATGTGTATCGGCTTGAAGACGAATGGGAGGATCTCGGATTTGATGAATATTTTAACGGTGATGGTGTTGCGGTTGTCGAGTGGGCCCATTTGATTGCGGGGCAGCTGCCTGAGGAGCGGCTGACCGTTTCTTTGTTTCGCCATGGCGGCGATGAACGGAGACTTGTCTTTGAGCCGTCAGGGTGGCGCTATGAACAGCTATGCAAGGAGATTTTTGCGTCATGA